CTGTCCCTTAGTATAGAAACTAGTGGCTGAAGTGTAATAAAAATTCCAGGGTTTGGTTTGATAACGAAATTATTCATATAATTATCTCGAATAATAGTGTTGCTAAGGAAGGAAAAGAGAATAAAGATAAGGAGGTTGACAAAGGCTCAGGTCATGATGATTGGAGTGGAGTAGTGTTTTATATTAGGTCTTGATGGGTACTCAAACTGCCACCACATGCTTGCTggttcatcatcttcttctgctTACTGTAAATCTTACCCTCTTAAAGATTCATGCTTTGTAATCTTATCCCATATCTGTAGGACTTGGACCTCTCAAGGTCCAAACCTTGGTATATAAATGCCTACAGTTTAGTGCCCACAGAAAACCCACCTCTGCCGGTTTGACCCCGTCACACCACCCTCTGTGTCTCTCTTATTCCTTCAACTACATCCATATAACGTCGGCCATTATACATATTCTtccaaatacaaaaaaaagttcaaaaaGGGTGCGCTTCAAtatggaaaataaaaagggaAATCTCATTTCTGTGACATCAAAAATGGCAAACACTAGGTATATGCATGTAAGATCTTGATACAGCAGGTTAATATAGGAGCTGTAACTTTGTGAAAGTGAAAAAACCACACAGCGGTAACTAAATATAACATTGTAACAGTAGAAATAAGACCTGCATTTTGTTTCCACAAGAACTATAGGATCATTAGGATGATCTATCTGGGAAAATTTACAGGAGATTCCAGGCTACCCACCAGAATTTCAAGATCAATGTCCTTGTCTTCGAACTTTTTGATGAATGGGTGACTctgaaagaagaaaatgaatttgcTGTCAGATTTCAACTGAAAGGCAAAGTAGCTAAATTTTAAAAGATGAACAAAAACAGAACACTAGCTGACTAACCAAAAGGTCCAAAGTTGATGATCTGTGTTGAGGATCCTTCTGTATGCTGCAAATGCAAAGGGAAATAGGAAAGGTCACATTGCTGTAAATTATCCATTTCAGAGGTGAAGAATGCAATCAATGCATGGACATGGGATTACCAGGCAGACACAAAAGAACAGAATTCGGGAGAGAACTGATCTGGTGGAGCAACAGGAGGTGGGCTTCCAACAATTGCCTCTAAAAGCTCATAAAAGCTTGGCCAGCTTTGTTCATCTTCAGATTGCATGTAAGGGAACCGCCCAATAGCACACTCAAGTATCACCATGCCTAAACTCCAAATGTCACTGCTATAGTCATAAGTGCCTCCTTTAATTCTCTCTggctgcaaaaaaaaaaaaaaaaactgaaaaggtAAATCTCATTGTAACACAGATTCTGCAATGTAACATGTTGCAAGCTTAAGAATAAGCATCTAAATTTTAGTCTTGGGAGCTAGCACTCCTAGCAGTGAAAGGAAGAGAAATAGAAAGAATCATTACATACCGACATATAATTGTAAGTACCAACGAATGTATCCCTCTGACCCATGGAGCTAGCAAGTGAAGCACTCACACCAAAATCAGTAATCTTGACCTCCCCTTTGTGGTTTACTAGCAGATTGGATGGTTTTATGTCTCTGTGAATTACATGTCTTTCATTGTGCAAGTAGACAAGCCCTTGTAAAACCTGATGCATAAGTATAGATCTTATTAGCCAAGAGAAAAATATAACTTTTCAAAATGTTGCAAATGAACTTAGTCTTCACATGCGATGAGAAGTGATGGACTCATGTACCTGTTTACAAACGACTGCAAGATATGGTTCAAGAATTGTCTTAATTTGTCTGATTACATCTGCAAGAGATCCACGATCCATGTATTCTAACACAAGAGAAATTGCCCCATTGTGATAAAAGGAGTGGTGGCAAACCACCACATGTGGACATTGTGCTGCTTGGTTTATTTTTAGCTCCTGCACAATTTGTTTACGAATCTCCTCTTGTATGTTCATCTGAATAACCTGCAAAAcatataaaaagaaagaattcCTAGTGATACATTTACTCCCGGAGCACAGATGTGATTAGAGGAGAAAGTATAGGCAAGGGAAAATAGCATGTGAGTACTCCCGGAGCACAGATGTGATTAGAGGAGACAGTATAGCAAGGGAAAATAGCATGTGAGTATAAGGATATTAAGATGAGAGAACTGAGTAGACCACAAATATTAGAATTCTATAAAACCCATACAGCCATAACTAAGAAGCATCTATATTCTGCACCACATGCAACAAAAGAATCTCATGAGCTTTTCTGGAAGGGTGGATCATGACTTGGAAATTCAATTAGTTGCGACTAAAAGGAGTTACCAAAATAAGGCCTATTGCTACATTACTGTACTTTTAAGAAAATGTTGTTTccaaaaaacaagaagaaaatatatatacgataTAAACCTTTTCCCAGATCAATTAGAACAATGATTACCTGCACATAGGCCTTGTGGTTAAATTGaactttcttttcaatttgacacGGAAAAGACAAGCAGACAAAGGTAGGAATACAGTTATGATTTCTAATACTGACCTTCAAGGCAAATAGTTTTCCAACCCATTTATGGCGGACAAGTTGGACTACACCACCACTTCCCTTCCCAATCACTTTGATAGTCTCAAGATCTTCCAAGGAAAGTTCAACATTGAGCTCCTTATTATCAGAAGGCTGTTCAGATACACCAGAAAAAGGTAATGAAAAGGCAAACATAGGAGGATATagaaaaaattgtaaaacaaaTTCCTGCACCATATGCAGATGAAAACTAATCACCTTAAGCATGTATTCATGATGGatacaaaagaaaacacaAGAAGTGCAGCCTGCAACTTAAGAATGTGAGACCAACTCGTTTGTGGCATAAAAACAGACTTCTTATGCACCCAAGAACACTAAAGAGTCAAATAGTGTGGCAAGTTTACATTCTTTGCCTAAAGCAATACACAGCTTATAAAGCTAAGCACTACTTGAACGTGCCCCCATGCCCTCACAATTGAATTCCATCACTTTCAATTCCTAATCTCTATGTGGGAAGggagtatatcaaatgatcaAATGGGTAATCAGTCACCAAAATCCATCACAGAGAAAAAGTAACACGCAATTTAAAGCAGATATGACTGATAATGGTGGTTAACTGAATACATCAAATTATCAATCCAGAAGTCAATTCTCTTTACCACAATCAAAGTTAAACTTACTCGAACCTCTTTCGCTTCGGAGGTAAGCCGCAACCCTTTCTGGTTCAGAAGCAAACCCCCATCATGAAATGTACCACTGGCAGTCCTGAAATTCAATGCCTTgactcagaaaaaaaaattccataaACCCACAAAACCCAAACAAGAATCAAACTTTCCACTCAAACCCATCAAAACAAGAAAGTTAATTACAACCCTTATTCAATCAAATCCATCAATCCCCCAATCATGAAATTACCATATTAAAACCCTAACCCAGAACAGGAGTACAATCAAAGACCCAAGATAccattttttctttaatttcattCCATAAATGTCACTTTATGCTATCCAAGAATGGAAATTTGGGGAAAGATTATAAGAAAGATGGAATCTTTGGGTACTTACAAGAATGAGGTGATGTTGGTTTCTTGAGCAGGAACAGAGAGCTTGAGCTGCTTCTTCAGATTCAATGGCGTCTTAGTCTTCATCCTAATCGGGTTTTTTGACCTAATTGGGTTTCTAACGAAATTGGGTATTCGATTTTGGGGAAATGAGAGGGTTTTGATTAAGTTGGAGTGAAAGTAGAAACAGAGAAATTCAAATGATGAAGACCGCGAAAATTATATAGAATTATTTGTTGTTTCCGTTGCAAATAATACAAAGCTTGAATTATTTCGGTTCGATCTGGTGTAGACGGTTCTATTGTTTTATGATGATACAACTTTTTATCTAGTGGATCTGACCGTTGATCATAAGGTTAAGATGAGAGATGTGATCTTGATGTGTCTACTAGAAGGTTAAGGAGAAGTTATGAACATTGTGACGAGCTGATATATTTATGAAGTTATGAACATTGCCCACCAACTTGAAAATGTGAAGATGATTCTCCTTGGTTCATGCATTCGTTAACTTGCTTTACTCTTTCAAAAGTTTATTTGACGAGCTGTATACATATTTGAAGCATTGAAGGTGTAGTCATCAATCTTCCCAGTTATCAATGAAAGATTGGtggaaattaaataaaatttctttataatttgCAATGGATTATTGAGAAATTTGACCAATGATAAGGAATGATTTTCTTCctttaatatttttactaGCCTACCGAACGCGCGTTCCACTGGCGTTGAAATAAAGGtagttataaatttataattaaacatGCGTGAAGCCAAGTTTCTCGGAATTGGAGATTTGAAAACGTTGTACTCAGACATGGTATTGGATCGAATACGCCCTgatttgcatatatataatatcatgGTGAATGCCTATTGTAAACTAGGCAATGTGGTTGAGGCTGGTGTGTATCTTAGTAAGATAGTCGAGGCCGGTTTGAAGCCGAATACGAATACTTATAATTCTTTGATAATGGGGCATTGTAGGAATAAGGATGTAGATAGTGCTTTTGGGATTTTTAAGGTGATCCCTGACAAGGGTTGTAGAACAGATGTGGTTTCCTATAATGTGTTGATACATGGGCTTTGTGCGGCTGGGAGGAGCCGTGAGGCGTTTGAGTTGTTTGGTAATATGGAGAAGGATGAGCGTGTGCCAGATGCGCCGACATATAATGTGCTTATTCATGCGTTGTGTAGAGGGGGGAGGAGAATGGAGGGGATGAATTTGTTTAGGGAGATGAAGGAGAAGGGGTGTGAGCCGAGTGTGAATACTTATAATGTGCTTATTACTAGCTTGTGTGACGAGAATAAGATTGAGTATGCTAGAAAGGTTCTGGACCTGATGTCGGCGAAAGGGTTGGTTCCGGATGTTGTCACATATAATGCATTGATTGATGGGTTTTGCAAGGAGGGAGCGGTTGAGGTTGCTTTCGGGATTCTGGATTTGATGGAATCTAATAAGTGCCGTCCCAATGCTGGCATATTTACTGAATTGATTCATGGGTTTTGCAAAAGGAACAATGTGCACCAGGCGATGGCGCTTCTTGATAGGATGCTTGAACGGAAGCTCTCACCGGACCGGATTACATACAATTCATTGATCAATGGGCAGTGTAAAGCAGGTCATGTAGATAGTGCTTATAGGTTGCTTAATTTGATGAAACATAGTGGTGTAGTTCCTGACCAGTGGTCTTACAGTGTTATCATTGACAGTCTCTGTAAGTTTGGGAGATTAGAAGAAGCTCAATTCATATTTGATTCCCTCAAGGAGAAAGTCATCAAGTCTAATGAAGTGATTTTTACTGCTTTACTTGATGTCTATTGCAAGATTGGGAAACTTGATGATGCTCGCATTTTATTTGATAGAATGCTTGTTGAGGGTTGTGTCCCAAACTCATATACTTATTGTGCCTTCCTAGGTGGGCTGTGCAAAGAGGAAAAACAAAGGAAGCATTGTCAGTGGTGGAACAGATGTTAAGTACTGGTGTGCAGCCTACGGTCCATACTTGTAACGTTCTAATTAACCATGTGCTAAAAGAAGGGAATTTCGAACATGCTCAGAGGTTTCTAAATGAATTTGTCTCTCTTGGTTACCAACCTGATGCAGTTATGTACGGTACATTTGTTCATACATATTGCAGCATTGATGATATTAAAGAAGCAGAGAAGGTAATGATTAAGATGGATGAAGAAGGAGTTTCTGCAGATTCTTTGACATATGCATTTTTGATCGAGGCATATCTCCGTTTGGGATTAGTAGAATCTGCATTTGATGTCTTTCAGCGCATGGTTAATGCTCATTGCAGCCCTTGTCATCGCATCTATTCCTTACTCATCAAACACCTGTCAAATGAAAAGTTGCTGAAGATTGATGATAATGTAATAGGACTTCAAATGGTTTCAAGTGTCCCATCAGCTGATATATGGAAAACAGTGGACTTTGAAATTGCTTTAGAGCTCCTTCAGAAGATGGATGAACATGGCTGTGCACCAAATATGAGCACTTACAGCGAGCTTATTGTGGCACTTTGCAAAGTTAGGAACTTGGACGTAGCCCGTAAATTGTATGCTCATATGAGAGATAGCAGTATTTCTCCCAGTGAGTATATTTGTAATTCTCTTCTTCAATGCTGCTGTAGGTTGAAAGAATATGGAGAAAGCTATTTTGGTGGACACTATGATACAGCTTGGTTATTTACCAGCATTGCAGGCATGCAAATTGCTCGTATGCGGACTCTTTGAAGAAGAGAATAACGAGAAAGCAAAATCTGTTTTCTGCCGAATTCTTTGTTGCGCGTATAACTACGATGAAGTAGCTTGGAAAGTTCTTCTTGAAGGTTTACTTCAGAGAGGTCATATCATTAGGTGCTCTGAGATGGTAACCGTCATTGAGAATATGGGTTACAAGCTTTCATCCTGAGACCTATTCAATGTTAATTGAGGGATTTTGATGGTGTATAATACTACTGATCTTCACTGTTGTCTCACCTGTCTATCTTTCTGATCAGCTCGAAGAGTGGATCATAGATTTTCTGCATACACAATATTATAAAAGTTATTATGCTACACCTCCTGATTGAAGTGTACGAACATCCCCTGGCTTGGTTACACACTATGATGTGAGTCCAACCTAATATAATTCCTCGAAAATATACATGACATTTGCATATCAAATGTTATAGATCACTTGTATGTTATAGAGATTGAActtgttttctccaatataACAAACATATTCTCCAAAATATATTCAATAGAGAATACCGTAGCTCTCTTTTCCAccccaaaaacaaaaggcGAGGCAAAAGGGTCCAAAAATCCCAAAAGCAAGAAGAAACAAAGATTTGTCTCTGGCAGATAAAACTTGAATattaaaacccaaaaccaGACCTGGGAATAGACCCGTTCTAAGTGGCGCGTAGCTAAGTATAGCACAGTGTGGAGTTTAGACATATATTTATGTGGGGAACAGCAGACATCCTTTAAAAGGTTCCGGAACCGAGGCCATTGATTAAACCACATTTCATAACAATGGTCTCAAGTCCGGTCTTGGTCTTGTGTCCCTGACACAAGCACTAAAGAGTGGACTGTTTGTTCTACACGAAGCTCTTACACTAGCTAGTGTTGTGTGCTTTTCACTCTCGTTTTGGCTTGAAAGGAGAATAGAGCCGTTGAAGCAGACAAAGTTGAAGGCTTTGCTATAtctgagaaggaggaggagcagGAAAGGTGAAGACTTTGGTTTGGTTTTAGTGGGTTGAAGGAGCTCGAGTGAAAGAAGGCAATGGTTTGTGGGTTCAGACTTGTCTTTGCCATTTTGCAGCTGCTTGTGCTTTTGGGTTGGTTTCTCTTTCTgggttcttgttcttcttcataAATCTCTTTCAATATATCTTCTTTTATGTTCAGTATGTAATGGGGTTGAATGTCTGTGCTGAAATTTTTGCCTTCTTCGGATCTTTGTTTGTTCTTGAGTTATGGTATCTAATTAACATAGCCAAATCTACATACGAAATAGAAAGTGTCGGTGGGGTTACTTGCAACTTTCAGCATTATTGGCCTATTGGGTTTCTCTGATTTGCACCTTTTCTTCTTACAGACCTTGCCTTGGATCCTAGAAGAGTCTAGCAGCTTAAAGTATTCaagttcatatatttttttctgagGAATGATTGGTATTTTGGTGGAAGAATAAGTATAGGCTTAGGTGATTAGCTTGCTTTTAGCTCCAAGGGTCATCATTTTTTAATGAGAGCTTAGTGTAGCTTAAATACTAATGTATTTTGGACTCTTAAAATTTTCTGGGTAATATTGTGGAACTTAATCTACAGTATTCTTTTGAAGTGTTCTGccatgtttttatttgtaTTCTTGCAAGTTGGTGCTTGGTGGGGTTTCTGGTTATTCCTTTGATGGACAGCTACAATTCAATAATGGAGTTTTCGAGACCCTATCCAGTTTGGCATTATACATTTTGTAAAAATGATAAGTAAAGAACAatcattataatttggttgctGTGGGGAAATGgctaattttctttttgatgcACAAGTATTGTTTGCTTTGCTTTTTTACCTTATAGGCTGAAGTGTGCAGTTGATAGGAACTTTACTGATTAACTTGCCATTCATGTAATCGTAGTAGAAGATGGATTATTGAAAGGACACCTTTGTTCTCAGTAGTGACTTTTGCAATTGTTTGACAATGGCTATGAGTCTATGACTTTTGGAACTAGGATCTATGTGTGGTTTTAGTGTTTTGTTCCTACaatattttttgttgactCCATAATTAGTCCTCTTTAATTAATCCTTTCTTAACCCATGTTTTCAGAATTCAGTGAATGCACATTTGCTTAAATCATCTTGATTCTTTTTACAGATCTTTGCCAAGGAAGCATTGTGGGAATTTGCTATGGAAGAAATGCTGATGACCTTCCTACACCTGACAAAGCTGCGCAGCTTGTGCAGCTTCACAACATCAAATATGTTCGGATTTATGACTCCAACATACAGGTCCTCAAGGCCTTTGCAAACACTGGTGTTGAACTTATGATTGGGGTTCCAAACTCAGACTTATTGCCATTTTCCCAGTTCCAAACTAATGCAGATACCTGGCTTAAGAACAGCATTCTCCCTTACTATCCGGCTACAAAGATCACATACATAACAGTGGGAGCTGAAGTAACTGAGACCACTGGTAATGTCTCTGCTCGTGTAGTACCTGCCATGAGAAATGTCCTCTCAGCACTGAAGAAAGCTGGTCTTAGTAAGAAGATTAAAGTATCAAGTACACATTCCCTCGGTGTTCTGTCTAGATCATTCCCTCCCTCTGCGGGAGCATTTAGTAGCAGCTACGCATCTTTCCTGAAACCCCTGTTGGAATTTCTTGCTGAAAACCAGTCCCCCttcatgattga
This genomic interval from Argentina anserina chromosome 1, drPotAnse1.1, whole genome shotgun sequence contains the following:
- the LOC126793494 gene encoding LOW QUALITY PROTEIN: pentatricopeptide repeat-containing protein At5g65560-like (The sequence of the model RefSeq protein was modified relative to this genomic sequence to represent the inferred CDS: inserted 3 bases in 2 codons; deleted 1 base in 1 codon); this encodes MREAKFLGIGDLKTLYSDMVLDRIRPDLHIYNIMVNAYCKLGNVVEAGVYLSKIVEAGLKPNTNTYNSLIMGHCRNKDVDSAFGIFKVIPDKGCRTDVVSYNVLIHGLCAAGRSREAFELFGNMEKDERVPDAPTYNVLIHALCRGGRRMEGMNLFREMKEKGCEPSVNTYNVLITSLCDENKIEYARKVLDLMSAKGLVPDVVTYNALIDGFCKEGAVEVAFGILDLMESNKCRPNAGIFTELIHGFCKRNNVHQAMALLDRMLERKLSPDRITYNSLINGQCKAGHVDSAYRLLNLMKHSGVVPDQWSYSVIIDSLCKFGRLEEAQFIFDSLKEKVIKSNEVIFTALLDVYCKIGKLDDARILFDRMLVEGCVPNSYTYCAFLGGLCKEEKXKEALSVVEQMLSTGVQPTVHTCNVLINHVLKEGNFEHAQRFLNEFVSLGYQPDAVMYGTFVHTYCSIDDIKEAEKVMIKMDEEGVSADSLTYAFLIEAYLRLGLVESAFDVFQRMVNAHCSPCHRIYSLLIKHLSNEKLLKIDDNVIGLQMVSSVPSADIWKTVDFEIALELLQKMDEHGCAPNMSTYSELIVALCKVRNLDVARKLYAHMRDSSISPSEYICNSLLQCCCRLKEYGEXAILVDTMIQLGYLPALQACKLLVCGLFEEENNEKAKSVFCRILCCAYNYDEVAWKVLLEGLLQRGHIIRCSEMVTVIENMGYKLHPETYSMLIEGF
- the LOC126786101 gene encoding mitogen-activated protein kinase kinase 6 isoform X2, whose product is MKTKTPLNLKKQLKLSVPAQETNITSFLTASGTFHDGGLLLNQKGLRLTSEAKEPSDNKELNVELSLEDLETIKVIGKGSGGVVQLVRHKWVGKLFALKVIQMNIQEEIRKQIVQELKINQAAQCPHVVVCHHSFYHNGAISLVLEYMDRGSLADVIRQIKTILEPYLAVVCKQVLQGLVYLHNERHVIHRDIKPSNLLVNHKGEVKITDFGVSASLASSMGQRDTFVGTYNYMSPERIKGGTYDYSSDIWSLGMVILECAIGRFPYMQSEDEQSWPSFYELLEAIVGSPPPVAPPDQFSPEFCSFVSACIQKDPQHRSSTLDLLSHPFIKKFEDKDIDLEILVGSLESPVNFPR
- the LOC126786101 gene encoding mitogen-activated protein kinase kinase 6 isoform X1, with amino-acid sequence MKTKTPLNLKKQLKLSVPAQETNITSFLTASGTFHDGGLLLNQKGLRLTSEAKEVRPSDNKELNVELSLEDLETIKVIGKGSGGVVQLVRHKWVGKLFALKVIQMNIQEEIRKQIVQELKINQAAQCPHVVVCHHSFYHNGAISLVLEYMDRGSLADVIRQIKTILEPYLAVVCKQVLQGLVYLHNERHVIHRDIKPSNLLVNHKGEVKITDFGVSASLASSMGQRDTFVGTYNYMSPERIKGGTYDYSSDIWSLGMVILECAIGRFPYMQSEDEQSWPSFYELLEAIVGSPPPVAPPDQFSPEFCSFVSACIQKDPQHRSSTLDLLSHPFIKKFEDKDIDLEILVGSLESPVNFPR